One window from the genome of Nitrosopumilus sp. encodes:
- a CDS encoding queuine tRNA-ribosyltransferase has translation MDAILKLQYSIDALFGNGVSKYLPKNVEIIFSRKTGRIRTVSDGGKLLCTLRIDGGLAISPYFAQILLKSKIFKENCVEINKDAAPFVSEGKSVFCKHVIWCGKNVRISADTPILFNNKVIAVGKAVLSSEMISDFNRGVAIKVRDSLKSPEGEIKS, from the coding sequence ATGGATGCTATTTTGAAACTTCAGTATTCAATTGATGCATTGTTTGGAAATGGTGTATCAAAGTATCTACCAAAAAATGTTGAAATTATTTTTTCACGAAAGACTGGAAGAATCAGAACTGTTTCAGATGGAGGAAAATTACTTTGTACTTTAAGAATTGATGGTGGCTTAGCAATAAGCCCTTATTTTGCACAAATTTTACTAAAAAGTAAAATATTCAAAGAAAACTGTGTTGAAATAAACAAAGACGCTGCTCCTTTTGTAAGCGAAGGGAAATCTGTATTTTGTAAGCATGTAATATGGTGCGGAAAAAATGTACGTATTTCTGCAGACACCCCAATACTATTCAATAATAAAGTCATTGCAGTTGGTAAAGCTGTTTTATCTTCAGAAATGATTTCTGATTTTAATAGGGGTGTGGCCATTAAAGTTAGAGATAGTTTAAAAAGTCCTGAAGGAGAAATAAAATCATGA
- a CDS encoding nascent polypeptide-associated complex protein: protein MMRGGNREMRRMMDKMGLDMNEISNVQEVIIKTDKKEIIITKPSVTEMKAKDNSIFTVTADSYEERELEVPIFSEEDIQLVSQQAGVDEEKAKNALEESKGDLARAILLLTTG from the coding sequence ATGATGCGCGGAGGTAATCGCGAAATGCGAAGAATGATGGATAAAATGGGTCTAGATATGAATGAGATTTCAAATGTTCAAGAAGTTATTATTAAAACTGATAAAAAAGAGATTATTATCACAAAGCCTTCTGTTACTGAAATGAAAGCAAAAGATAACTCTATTTTTACCGTGACTGCAGATAGTTACGAAGAAAGAGAACTAGAGGTTCCGATTTTCTCAGAAGAGGACATACAATTAGTAAGTCAACAGGCTGGGGTAGATGAAGAAAAGGCAAAAAATGCTTTAGAAGAATCTAAAGGCGATCTTGCAAGGGCGATCTTACTTTTAACTACCGGATAA